From a region of the Rouxiella sp. S1S-2 genome:
- the kduI gene encoding 5-dehydro-4-deoxy-D-glucuronate isomerase, translating into MQVRQSIHSDHAKQLDTAGLRREFLIEKIFEKDTYTLTYSHIDRIIVGGVMPVYSVVSVGNEVGKQLGVSYFLERRELGIINIGGPGLVVVDGKTYEIGNEEALYVGKGAKQVEFSSVDALLPAKFYYNSAPAHSRFPDKKITLAEASPTTLGDAATGNRRTINKFIVPDVLETCQLTMGLTKLEPGSLWNTMPCHTHERRMEVYFYFDMDEDTAVFHMMGQPQETRHLLVHNEQAVISPSWSIHSGVGTKRYTFIWGMVGENQVFDDMDHVAINELR; encoded by the coding sequence ATGCAAGTCCGTCAAAGTATTCATAGCGATCACGCCAAACAACTCGATACCGCAGGACTTCGCCGCGAGTTTCTGATTGAGAAAATCTTTGAAAAAGATACTTACACCCTTACTTACAGCCACATTGACCGCATCATTGTTGGCGGCGTGATGCCGGTTTATAGCGTGGTGTCCGTGGGCAATGAAGTAGGTAAACAGTTGGGCGTCAGCTATTTTCTTGAGCGACGCGAACTGGGCATCATCAACATTGGTGGGCCAGGCCTGGTTGTGGTTGATGGCAAAACCTACGAAATTGGCAATGAAGAAGCGCTTTACGTCGGCAAAGGGGCAAAACAGGTCGAGTTCAGCAGTGTAGATGCCCTGCTTCCTGCCAAGTTTTATTACAACAGCGCACCGGCGCACAGCCGATTCCCAGACAAAAAAATCACGCTGGCCGAAGCCTCACCCACCACGCTGGGCGATGCGGCAACCGGTAACCGGCGCACCATCAATAAGTTTATCGTTCCTGACGTGCTAGAAACCTGCCAACTCACCATGGGCCTCACCAAACTTGAGCCAGGCAGCCTGTGGAATACAATGCCGTGCCACACGCACGAGCGCCGCATGGAAGTCTATTTCTACTTTGATATGGACGAAGACACCGCCGTGTTTCACATGATGGGGCAGCCACAAGAAACCCGTCACCTGTTGGTGCACAACGAGCAGGCAGTGATTTCACCAAGCTGGTCGATTCACTCGGGGGTTGGCACCAAGCGTTACACCTTCATTTGGGGCATGGTCGGTGAAAATCAGGTATTTGATGATATGGACCACGTGGCCATTAACGAGCTGAGATAA
- the hxpB gene encoding hexitol phosphatase HxpB, translating into MSHVKPVQAAIFDMDGLLIDSEPLWMQSELEIFSSIGVDITKKHLIPHTLGLRIDQTVRLWAQALPWKGPNEAEVTARIIARTIELVEEKKPLLPGVIQALQLCQARGLKIGLASASPLHMLDKVLEMFSLEGYFQTRTSAEHLAYSKPHPEVYLLAAESLGVDPLDCVTLEDSFNGMIATKAARMRSIVVPDHALSGDPRWSLADVKLSSLTELTVEHLG; encoded by the coding sequence ATGAGTCATGTAAAACCCGTTCAAGCCGCAATTTTTGACATGGATGGCCTATTAATTGATTCCGAGCCGTTGTGGATGCAGTCTGAGCTGGAAATTTTTTCAAGCATTGGGGTCGATATCACTAAAAAACATCTGATCCCGCATACATTAGGTCTGCGTATCGATCAGACTGTACGTCTCTGGGCACAGGCCTTGCCCTGGAAAGGCCCCAACGAGGCAGAAGTGACTGCACGAATTATTGCCCGCACGATTGAACTGGTTGAAGAAAAGAAACCGCTGCTGCCCGGCGTAATACAAGCGTTACAGCTTTGTCAGGCCCGTGGACTTAAAATTGGTCTGGCTTCCGCTTCACCTCTGCATATGCTCGATAAAGTATTAGAGATGTTTAGTCTGGAGGGCTATTTCCAGACCCGCACATCAGCTGAGCATCTGGCCTACAGCAAACCTCATCCAGAAGTCTATTTACTTGCCGCTGAAAGCCTGGGTGTCGACCCGCTAGACTGCGTCACGCTGGAAGACTCTTTTAACGGTATGATTGCCACCAAGGCCGCCCGTATGCGCTCAATCGTGGTGCCAGACCACGCGCTAAGCGGAGACCCGCGCTGGTCCCTGGCCGATGTCAAACTTTCATCGTTAACCGAGCTGACCGTCGAACATCTGGGTTAA
- a CDS encoding YniB family protein, producing the protein MTYQQAGRVAVLKRILGWVIFIPALLSTVISLLNFFYEQTKAEKGINAVMIDFVHVMVDMAKFNTPFLNVFWYNAPLPVLGQGITSANIMFIVIYWLIFVGLALQASGARMSRQVRHIREGVQDQLILEQTKVTDARTQQQLEERIIIPRHTIFLQIFPLYILPLIIAIVAYFVLKLLGLLG; encoded by the coding sequence ATGACGTATCAACAGGCAGGGCGCGTCGCCGTCTTAAAAAGGATCCTGGGGTGGGTGATTTTTATACCTGCGTTGCTTTCAACGGTGATCTCACTGCTTAATTTCTTTTATGAGCAAACCAAAGCCGAAAAAGGAATCAATGCAGTAATGATTGATTTTGTTCATGTTATGGTTGACATGGCCAAGTTTAACACCCCTTTTCTGAACGTTTTTTGGTACAACGCGCCGTTACCTGTCCTAGGACAGGGCATCACCAGCGCAAATATCATGTTCATTGTGATTTACTGGCTTATTTTCGTGGGCCTTGCCCTGCAGGCAAGCGGAGCACGTATGTCGCGACAGGTGCGACACATTCGTGAGGGTGTTCAAGATCAGCTAATCCTGGAACAAACAAAAGTTACAGACGCGAGAACGCAGCAGCAGTTGGAAGAGCGGATTATTATTCCCCGTCACACCATTTTTTTGCAAATTTTCCCGCTGTATATCTTGCCGCTTATTATCGCCATCGTTGCATACTTCGTATTGAAATTATTAGGCTTGTTGGGCTAA